TTTATTATGATAAATGCATTATTTCAGATTTGCCTTAGCTTCATAGAAGGCGCGCATGTAAGCTTGAGCTTTCTCGGAGATCAGATTGTAGTCTCCCGCCTTGACGGCTTCTTTGGTTAAATCGGAACCAATGCCGACGGCAAAGGCGCCTGCTTGTACCCACTCAGCCAAATTAACCAAGCTTACACCGCCAGATGGCATAACATTAGCTTGTGGCAGAGGACCCCGCAGAGAAGGAATTACCGATGGAGAGAAGAGGTTGCCCGGGAACAGCTTGACCACATCAACACCAAGCTCCAGCGCAGCTAAAATATCGTTTACGGTGAAAGTTCCCGGCATTACCGGAACCCGATATCGGTTACAGAGAATAATGGTCTCCTTATCTAAGCCTGGAGAAACAATAAATTCAGCGCCAGCCAGAATGGCAAGTCTTGCCGTCTCGGAATCGAGAACCGTACCGGCTCCGATAATGGCGTAATTGTCCGCACTCGGGTCGGCTGATGAGTACTTTTTGGATAACGCTGTAATGGCTTCCATGGCAAATGGCACCGTCAGCGTGATTTCCATAATCTTAATTCCGCCTTCGATGGCCT
Above is a window of Paenibacillus uliginis N3/975 DNA encoding:
- a CDS encoding bifunctional 2-keto-4-hydroxyglutarate aldolase/2-keto-3-deoxy-6-phosphogluconate aldolase, yielding MKKMKLIQQIHEAGVIAVLRGDSPEEVVRMAEKAIEGGIKIMEITLTVPFAMEAITALSKKYSSADPSADNYAIIGAGTVLDSETARLAILAGAEFIVSPGLDKETIILCNRYRVPVMPGTFTVNDILAALELGVDVVKLFPGNLFSPSVIPSLRGPLPQANVMPSGGVSLVNLAEWVQAGAFAVGIGSDLTKEAVKAGDYNLISEKAQAYMRAFYEAKANLK